One Streptomyces sp. V4I8 genomic window carries:
- a CDS encoding helix-turn-helix transcriptional regulator has translation MSNIRHTPVAPTRAQVLAAGERIDAHRHDDHQIVYAGSGVLAVTTEAGTWFAPGNRAIWIPAGTVHAHRAHGHLDLHLVGLPADDNPPPDSVRGYPHLAPLGLDAPTVLAVGPLLRELILAHTHDPADDRPERRRLLAVLRDQLRASPQQPLRLPSPTDPRLAAVCALVHADPADTRTLAALGAATGVGERTLSRLFRGEFGMTFPQWRTQSRLYHALRLLAEDTPVTTVAHRCGWSSASSFIDVFRRSFGYTPGTHNRRSPHGG, from the coding sequence GTGTCGAACATCCGCCACACGCCGGTCGCGCCGACCCGCGCCCAGGTCCTGGCCGCCGGGGAGCGCATCGACGCGCACCGCCACGACGACCACCAGATCGTCTACGCGGGCTCCGGCGTCCTCGCCGTCACCACCGAGGCCGGCACCTGGTTCGCACCCGGCAACCGCGCCATCTGGATTCCCGCCGGCACCGTGCACGCGCACCGCGCCCACGGCCACCTCGACCTGCATCTGGTCGGCCTGCCCGCGGACGACAACCCTCCCCCAGACTCCGTCCGGGGGTACCCCCATCTCGCTCCGCTCGGCCTGGACGCCCCCACCGTCCTCGCCGTCGGCCCACTCCTGCGCGAGCTGATCCTCGCCCACACCCACGACCCGGCCGACGACCGCCCCGAGCGCCGCCGCCTGCTCGCCGTCCTGCGCGACCAGCTGCGCGCCTCGCCCCAGCAGCCCCTGCGCCTGCCCAGCCCCACGGATCCACGGCTGGCCGCGGTCTGCGCGCTCGTCCACGCCGACCCCGCCGACACGCGGACCCTCGCCGCGCTCGGCGCCGCGACCGGCGTCGGCGAGCGCACGCTCAGCCGGCTCTTCCGCGGTGAGTTCGGCATGACGTTCCCGCAGTGGCGCACCCAGTCGCGCCTCTACCACGCGCTACGGCTGCTCGCCGAGGACACACCCGTCACCACCGTCGCCCACCGCTGCGGCTGGTCCTCCGCCAGCTCCTTCATCGACGTCTTCCGCCGCTCCTTCGGATACACGCCCGGAACCCACAACCGCCGCTCACCACACGGTGGATGA
- a CDS encoding peroxiredoxin, with amino-acid sequence MSAQLKVGDKVEDFALPDETGTSRSLTDLLAEGPVVLFFYPAALTPGCTAEACHFRDLAAEFAAVGARPVGISGDAVERQQEFADRHTLGMTLLSDADGRVREQFGVARGFSLAPTKRVTFVIGQDRAVLEVVRSELRMNTHADRALAALRK; translated from the coding sequence ATGAGCGCACAGCTGAAGGTCGGCGACAAGGTCGAGGACTTCGCCCTGCCGGACGAGACCGGCACGAGCCGCAGCCTCACCGACCTGCTCGCCGAGGGACCGGTCGTACTGTTCTTCTACCCCGCCGCCCTCACCCCCGGCTGCACCGCGGAAGCCTGCCACTTCCGGGATCTCGCCGCCGAGTTCGCCGCGGTCGGGGCACGGCCCGTGGGCATCAGCGGTGACGCGGTCGAACGCCAGCAGGAGTTCGCCGACCGTCACACGCTCGGCATGACCCTGCTGTCCGACGCCGACGGGAGGGTCCGGGAGCAGTTCGGCGTGGCACGCGGCTTCTCCCTGGCCCCCACCAAACGAGTCACCTTCGTCATCGGACAGGACCGCGCGGTCCTGGAGGTCGTCCGCAGCGAACTGCGGATGAACACCCACGCCGACCGGGCCCTGGCCGCGCTGCGCAAGTGA
- a CDS encoding SpoIIE family protein phosphatase, which yields MERVSAVAILDAHGVVKGWSEGALRLTGHTAEEVVGRPARDLLAEEPSPTDLTALTGTVILRHRDGTPVSLSLRAHPVLAADGAPDGYMVTGEPEPDLGERAFQQASMSMSVFDIQQRYLRLNDVACQVMGVPEDVLLGRHFPETVEDAEHSRGFHWHLRQVAETGRPIRYESFTGAPALNREHAWSIEMWPVRDASGEVLGTALAAFDSSDQYWARQRLALLNEAAAAIGTTLDVVRTAEELIGVVVPRFADFASVDLFDWVLGAEEPPALSGTDIALRRVAHGSGTEGTPEAAVHLGEMDYYPPFSPPARAILEGRVMQSQAGEPAFMRWIAERNARALEGRRHRLGAHSMMAVPLRARGTTLGVAVAVRIRQSDDYGEDDAVFAEELASRAAVCIDNARRFARERTTALALQHNLLPRGLPGQAAVEVAHRYRPSGSQAGIGGDWFDVIPLSGGRVALVVGDVVGHGIPSSATMGRLCTAVRTLADVDLPPDELLTHLDDLVTHLAGDDTDEVAELGATCLYSVYDPVTRRLSLAAAGHPPPALVLPDGTTQVIEMNAGPPLGVGGLPFEALEVELPEGSLVALYTDGLIEDRDRDIDHSTAELCRALTAPAETLDALCDTVLKAVLPEDPSDDVALLLARTRALGADRIATWDVLPDPEHVAATRQAATEQLTAWGLDEASFVTELVVSELVTNAIRYGAPPIQLRLIRDRTLICEVSDGSSTSPHLRRAHAFDEGGRGLLLVAQLTQRWGSRQTGSGKTIWAEQPLPPV from the coding sequence ATGGAGCGCGTCTCCGCCGTGGCGATCCTCGACGCCCATGGTGTGGTCAAGGGGTGGAGCGAGGGTGCCCTGCGGCTCACCGGCCACACGGCCGAGGAAGTCGTGGGACGGCCCGCGCGGGACCTGCTCGCCGAGGAACCCTCGCCCACCGACCTGACCGCGCTGACCGGCACGGTGATCCTGCGCCACCGCGACGGCACGCCGGTATCCCTGTCCCTGCGGGCGCACCCCGTGCTGGCCGCGGACGGCGCACCCGACGGCTACATGGTCACCGGCGAGCCGGAGCCCGACCTGGGCGAGCGGGCCTTCCAGCAGGCCTCGATGTCGATGTCGGTCTTCGACATCCAGCAGCGCTATCTGCGGCTCAACGACGTCGCCTGCCAGGTGATGGGCGTGCCGGAGGACGTCCTGCTCGGCCGGCACTTCCCGGAGACCGTGGAGGACGCCGAGCACAGCCGCGGCTTCCACTGGCATCTGCGCCAGGTCGCCGAGACGGGCAGGCCGATCCGCTACGAGAGCTTCACGGGAGCCCCGGCCCTGAACCGGGAGCACGCCTGGAGCATCGAGATGTGGCCGGTACGGGACGCGTCCGGCGAGGTCCTGGGCACGGCCCTGGCGGCGTTCGACAGCTCCGACCAGTACTGGGCGCGGCAGCGGCTGGCCCTGCTGAACGAGGCGGCCGCCGCCATCGGCACGACCCTGGACGTGGTCCGCACCGCCGAGGAGCTGATCGGGGTCGTGGTGCCCCGGTTCGCCGACTTCGCCAGCGTGGACCTGTTCGACTGGGTCCTGGGAGCGGAGGAGCCGCCGGCCCTGTCCGGCACGGACATCGCCCTGCGCAGGGTGGCCCACGGCTCCGGCACCGAGGGCACCCCGGAAGCCGCTGTGCACCTGGGCGAAATGGACTACTACCCGCCTTTCTCACCGCCGGCGCGGGCGATCCTGGAAGGCCGGGTGATGCAGAGCCAGGCGGGCGAGCCGGCCTTCATGCGGTGGATCGCGGAACGCAACGCCCGAGCGCTGGAGGGCCGACGGCACCGCCTGGGCGCCCACTCGATGATGGCGGTGCCGCTGCGGGCCCGGGGCACCACGCTCGGCGTCGCGGTGGCCGTGCGCATCAGACAGTCGGACGACTACGGCGAGGACGACGCCGTCTTCGCCGAGGAACTGGCCAGCCGGGCCGCCGTCTGCATCGACAACGCCCGCCGCTTCGCCCGCGAGCGCACCACCGCTCTGGCCCTCCAGCACAACCTGCTGCCCCGGGGGCTGCCCGGACAGGCGGCCGTCGAGGTGGCCCACCGCTACCGGCCGTCCGGATCGCAGGCCGGCATCGGCGGCGACTGGTTCGACGTGATCCCGCTGTCCGGCGGGCGCGTCGCCCTCGTCGTCGGTGACGTCGTCGGCCACGGCATCCCCTCGTCGGCCACCATGGGCCGCCTGTGCACGGCCGTACGCACCCTCGCCGACGTGGACCTGCCGCCCGACGAACTCCTCACCCACCTCGACGACCTCGTCACCCACCTGGCCGGGGACGACACCGACGAGGTCGCCGAACTCGGCGCCACCTGCCTCTACTCCGTCTACGACCCCGTCACCCGCCGCCTCAGCCTCGCCGCCGCCGGCCATCCACCACCCGCCCTCGTGCTGCCCGACGGCACCACGCAGGTCATCGAGATGAACGCCGGGCCCCCGCTCGGTGTCGGCGGGCTGCCCTTCGAGGCGCTGGAGGTGGAACTGCCCGAGGGCTCCCTGGTCGCCCTCTACACGGACGGACTCATCGAGGACCGCGACCGCGACATCGACCACTCCACCGCCGAACTGTGCCGCGCGCTGACCGCGCCCGCCGAGACCCTCGACGCCCTCTGCGACACCGTGCTCAAGGCCGTGCTGCCGGAGGACCCCAGCGACGACGTGGCCCTGCTGCTGGCCCGCACCCGGGCCCTGGGCGCGGACCGCATCGCCACCTGGGACGTCCTGCCGGACCCCGAGCACGTGGCGGCCACCCGGCAGGCCGCCACGGAGCAACTGACCGCGTGGGGACTGGACGAGGCGTCCTTCGTCACCGAACTCGTCGTCAGCGAACTCGTCACCAACGCCATCCGCTACGGTGCCCCGCCCATCCAGCTCCGCCTGATCCGCGACCGCACCCTCATCTGCGAGGTCTCCGACGGCAGTTCCACCTCCCCGCATCTGCGCCGGGCCCACGCCTTCGACGAGGGCGGCCGCGGGCTGCTGCTCGTCGCCCAGCTCACCCAGCGCTGGGGCAGCCGGCAGACCGGCAGCGGCAAGACGATCTGGGCGGAACAGCCGCTGCCGCCGGTGTGA
- a CDS encoding cupin domain-containing protein has translation MRTALRAALTGAVIAAAVLVGGPAHATPPGPGVVGRTISQTTVGDTDYVLREVTVPPGQATGWHYHDGPVYGYVKQGTLTHYHADCAVDGVYPQGTVVREPGGPSDVHLGRNLGDTTLVLEVFYILPHGAPFSEDVPNPGCTFE, from the coding sequence ATGCGCACCGCACTCCGTGCCGCCCTCACCGGCGCAGTCATCGCCGCCGCCGTCCTCGTCGGCGGACCCGCCCACGCGACACCCCCGGGCCCGGGAGTCGTCGGCCGGACCATCAGCCAGACCACCGTCGGCGACACCGACTACGTACTGCGAGAGGTCACGGTGCCGCCCGGCCAGGCCACCGGCTGGCACTACCACGACGGTCCCGTGTACGGGTACGTGAAGCAGGGCACGCTCACCCACTACCACGCCGACTGCGCCGTCGACGGCGTCTATCCGCAGGGCACCGTCGTGCGCGAGCCGGGCGGGCCGAGCGACGTCCACCTCGGCCGGAACCTGGGTGACACCACACTCGTCCTTGAGGTGTTCTACATACTCCCGCACGGTGCGCCCTTCTCCGAGGACGTGCCCAACCCGGGCTGCACGTTCGAGTGA
- a CDS encoding DNA polymerase ligase N-terminal domain-containing protein: MGEKDRLRDYRGKRDFGRTREPEGSAGAAGAEPRFVVQIHDASTLHFDFRLQVDDVLKSWSVPKGPSDDPQDKRLAMPTEDHPLEYEEFEGVIPKGEYGGGTVIVWDNGTYEPLSHDRKGRPVDFGESIERGHATFRLNGSKLHGEYALTRFRDGLDGEREAWLLVKAGKGPAHGHGTPDPYRARSVRTGRTLGQVAAAADEG; this comes from the coding sequence GTGGGTGAGAAGGACCGGTTGCGGGACTACCGCGGCAAGCGTGACTTCGGGCGGACGCGAGAGCCGGAGGGAAGCGCGGGCGCCGCCGGTGCCGAGCCTCGGTTCGTGGTGCAGATCCATGACGCCAGCACCCTGCACTTCGACTTCCGGTTGCAGGTGGACGACGTACTGAAGTCCTGGTCGGTGCCGAAGGGGCCGTCCGACGATCCCCAGGACAAGCGGCTCGCCATGCCCACCGAGGATCATCCGCTGGAGTACGAGGAGTTCGAGGGTGTGATCCCGAAGGGCGAGTACGGCGGCGGCACGGTGATCGTCTGGGACAACGGGACGTACGAACCGCTCAGCCATGACCGCAAGGGGCGGCCCGTCGACTTCGGCGAGTCGATCGAGCGCGGCCATGCCACGTTCCGGCTGAACGGGTCGAAGCTGCACGGCGAGTACGCGCTCACCCGGTTTCGCGACGGGCTGGACGGGGAGCGGGAGGCGTGGCTTCTGGTGAAGGCCGGGAAGGGGCCGGCGCACGGGCACGGCACCCCGGACCCGTACCGGGCCCGTTCGGTACGGACCGGTCGAACCCTCGGCCAGGTCGCCGCGGCCGCCGACGAGGGGTGA
- a CDS encoding aldo/keto reductase, with the protein MISIPLHTLNDGTTIPAIGLGTWPMDDTQAEQAVRDALELGYRLVDTATNYRNETGVGRGIARSGVPREEVVVTTKLPGRHHGYEETLASFEESRARLGLDYVDLYLIHWPLPRVDKYVDSWRAMIKLREDGLVRSVGVSNFTAEHTERLGKETGVLPSVNQIELHPLFPQAELRAFHAERGIVTESWSPLGRGTDLLDDPVVGAVAEAHGVTPGQVVLRWHVQLGAVPIPKSGDPGRQRANLDVLGFELSPAQMTAIADRAHRRLGGDPEVHEEF; encoded by the coding sequence GTGATCAGCATTCCGCTGCACACGCTCAACGACGGTACGACGATCCCCGCCATCGGCCTGGGCACCTGGCCGATGGACGACACGCAGGCCGAGCAGGCGGTTCGCGACGCCCTGGAGCTGGGCTACCGCCTGGTCGACACGGCGACGAACTACCGCAACGAGACCGGCGTCGGCCGCGGGATCGCCCGCAGTGGCGTCCCGCGCGAGGAGGTGGTCGTGACGACGAAGCTCCCGGGCCGGCACCACGGCTACGAGGAGACCCTCGCCTCCTTCGAGGAGTCCCGCGCCCGTCTCGGCCTGGACTACGTCGACCTCTATCTCATCCACTGGCCGCTCCCCCGCGTCGACAAGTACGTGGACTCCTGGCGGGCCATGATCAAGCTGCGTGAGGACGGCCTCGTCCGGTCGGTCGGCGTCTCCAACTTCACCGCCGAGCACACCGAGCGGCTGGGGAAGGAGACCGGGGTCCTGCCCTCCGTCAACCAGATCGAGCTGCACCCCCTCTTCCCGCAGGCGGAGCTGCGTGCCTTCCACGCCGAGAGGGGCATCGTGACCGAGAGCTGGAGCCCGCTCGGCCGGGGCACGGACCTGCTGGACGACCCCGTCGTCGGGGCGGTCGCCGAGGCGCACGGGGTGACGCCCGGCCAGGTCGTCCTGCGCTGGCACGTCCAGTTGGGCGCCGTCCCGATCCCGAAGTCGGGCGATCCCGGCCGGCAGCGCGCCAACCTCGATGTCTTGGGGTTCGAACTGAGCCCTGCCCAGATGACGGCGATCGCGGACCGCGCCCACCGGCGCCTCGGCGGGGACCCTGAGGTGCACGAGGAGTTCTGA
- a CDS encoding DoxX family protein, translating to MPRSERSPLLLAGLLATAGVAHFAAPRQFDATVPSALPGTPRTWTYASGVAELALAAGLAVPRTRKAAALATAAFFVGVFPANVKMAADWRHRPTPQKAAAFGRLPLQIPLVLWARGVAKNAEGRA from the coding sequence GTGCCCCGGTCCGAACGCTCACCCCTGCTGCTCGCAGGCCTGCTGGCCACCGCGGGTGTCGCCCACTTCGCCGCCCCCCGCCAGTTCGACGCGACCGTGCCGAGCGCCCTCCCGGGGACGCCCCGGACCTGGACGTACGCCAGTGGTGTCGCCGAACTCGCGCTGGCGGCGGGGCTGGCGGTGCCGCGCACCCGCAAGGCCGCCGCGCTGGCCACGGCGGCGTTCTTCGTCGGCGTGTTTCCCGCCAACGTGAAGATGGCCGCCGACTGGCGGCACCGCCCCACCCCGCAGAAGGCAGCCGCCTTCGGCCGGCTGCCGCTCCAGATCCCCCTCGTGCTGTGGGCCCGGGGCGTCGCGAAGAACGCGGAGGGCCGGGCATGA